The following coding sequences lie in one Megalodesulfovibrio gigas DSM 1382 = ATCC 19364 genomic window:
- a CDS encoding ATP-binding protein yields the protein MTSNNRRRSPGPDASAHGRPGFLARLRLKLPARLLRLARQAGVRLRWRLYPRSWRMRLMCCMVVMGLTPLAAFVALEHLHTRHVLREAASSSLHAAAARAALRVDGLLRGNLERVTMLARLPELAAALQDPAAVSPAAGERLRALLDSLAGEQAIFLADHAVLDAAGVVVAASGALRPGDHHGEAPYAQLVLTAGAPVCMIDSQPGSSRAREAGMRHGLVFAAPVFDASKHGRILGVLRVAYTLDVLQQLVMAEAALDGRPSFPVLVEDRNLLLACGHLGFVEAGALRLQPAWRLEALGDGEDSSLLQGLRHAPTPHGLHAARLHRGEGKPADALVFALATLQTQPWKMAFFESESLVMTPLRHQLHWLVGLTLAVMLLAVLLGAGLARVLTVPVRRLTQAARRVAAGDLAAAAPVTGLDEVGELGQAFNAMTERLVRRLEIELLVAQISRRCLESGLGETSAAAEAVLAMLGQFLAADSVFTVMRGTDRGAEHKLRLAHEWRADGTPAADAARRASTIGQYGWLLSKLRGTDALRVADVQSLPPPAGELRQVLQAEGLRSFMAVPVASSSGMRGALVAGVMWGRRAFQEEESTLLAMAAEMLGTVLERNAALGALKASEERYALAQKAANIGSWEWDIPSGRLFWSDAIAPMFGMQPGEFAGTYKSFLERVHPDDRKLVLDAVGASFRHGVGYNVEHRILHANGSERWVAEAGEVSRDARGRPERMRGILQDITERKWAEEALARLNRRLEQLVEARTRDLGQKAVELETANVRLLELDQMKTSFLTSVSHELRTPLTSILGFAKLIAKDFSRHFQGLAGDEGRLADRGRRILDNLEIIGLEGERLTRLINDLLDLAKIESGKMDWRDARIAPDTLVTQAVRAVSSQFAQKPDVRLVVEIAPALPELMVDPDRVTQVLINLLHNAIKFTTHGQVRLEAGMPRAGVLQLRVEDTGQGIHLADLERIFDKFYQVAGHDTRVAKPAGTGLGLAICRQIVEHYKGAIWAESAWGQGSAFIVELPVPDLEAAA from the coding sequence ATGACGAGCAACAACCGCCGCCGTTCGCCAGGGCCTGATGCGTCTGCGCATGGCAGGCCCGGTTTTTTGGCGCGCCTGCGTCTGAAACTGCCCGCCCGTCTGCTGCGCCTGGCCCGGCAGGCCGGGGTGCGGCTCCGGTGGCGGCTGTATCCCCGCTCCTGGCGCATGCGGCTCATGTGCTGCATGGTGGTGATGGGACTGACTCCCCTGGCGGCCTTCGTGGCCCTGGAGCACCTGCATACGCGCCATGTGCTGCGGGAGGCTGCCTCCTCCTCCCTGCATGCGGCCGCCGCCCGTGCAGCCCTGCGCGTGGACGGCCTGCTGCGCGGCAATCTGGAACGGGTGACCATGCTTGCCAGGCTGCCGGAATTGGCCGCCGCCCTGCAGGATCCTGCTGCCGTCTCCCCTGCCGCGGGCGAGAGGCTGCGCGCCTTGCTGGATTCCCTGGCCGGCGAGCAGGCCATCTTTCTGGCCGACCATGCCGTGCTGGACGCCGCAGGCGTGGTGGTCGCGGCCTCCGGAGCCCTGCGCCCGGGCGACCACCATGGCGAGGCGCCGTATGCGCAGCTCGTGCTGACTGCGGGCGCGCCCGTGTGCATGATTGATTCCCAGCCCGGTTCCTCCCGCGCCCGCGAGGCCGGCATGCGCCATGGTCTGGTCTTTGCCGCGCCGGTGTTTGATGCATCGAAACACGGCCGCATCCTCGGCGTGCTCCGGGTGGCCTACACCCTGGATGTGCTCCAGCAACTGGTCATGGCCGAGGCTGCACTGGACGGCCGGCCCTCGTTCCCCGTGCTGGTGGAGGATCGCAACCTGCTGCTGGCCTGCGGACACCTCGGATTTGTCGAGGCCGGCGCGCTGCGCCTGCAACCCGCCTGGCGGCTCGAAGCCCTGGGGGATGGCGAAGACTCTTCCCTGCTGCAGGGGCTGCGCCACGCTCCCACTCCGCATGGCCTGCATGCCGCGCGACTGCATCGCGGTGAGGGAAAACCGGCGGATGCACTGGTGTTCGCCCTGGCCACCCTGCAGACACAGCCCTGGAAGATGGCATTTTTTGAGTCGGAATCCCTGGTGATGACTCCTCTGCGGCACCAACTCCACTGGCTTGTCGGCCTGACCCTGGCGGTGATGTTGCTGGCGGTCCTGCTGGGCGCGGGACTGGCCAGGGTCCTCACCGTGCCAGTGCGACGGCTGACCCAGGCTGCCCGACGGGTGGCCGCCGGCGATCTGGCGGCCGCTGCGCCCGTGACCGGCCTGGACGAGGTGGGCGAGCTGGGCCAGGCCTTCAACGCCATGACCGAGCGGCTGGTTCGTCGGCTGGAAATCGAACTGCTGGTGGCGCAGATTTCCCGGCGCTGTCTGGAAAGCGGGCTGGGAGAAACCAGCGCCGCGGCCGAAGCGGTGCTGGCCATGCTGGGGCAGTTTCTGGCGGCGGATAGCGTCTTCACCGTGATGCGTGGGACAGACCGCGGTGCAGAGCACAAGCTCCGGCTGGCCCACGAGTGGCGGGCAGATGGAACGCCCGCGGCCGATGCCGCACGGCGCGCCTCAACGATCGGGCAATACGGGTGGCTGCTTTCCAAGCTGCGGGGCACGGATGCCCTCCGCGTGGCAGATGTGCAAAGCCTGCCGCCCCCGGCGGGGGAATTGCGCCAGGTGCTCCAGGCCGAAGGCCTCCGCTCCTTCATGGCCGTGCCGGTGGCTTCCTCTTCGGGGATGCGCGGGGCCCTGGTGGCCGGGGTCATGTGGGGCAGGCGGGCGTTTCAGGAAGAGGAGTCCACCCTGCTGGCCATGGCGGCGGAAATGCTGGGCACGGTGCTGGAGCGCAACGCGGCCCTGGGGGCCCTCAAGGCCAGCGAGGAACGCTATGCCCTGGCCCAGAAGGCGGCCAATATCGGTTCCTGGGAATGGGACATCCCTTCGGGCCGGCTGTTCTGGTCCGATGCCATCGCCCCCATGTTCGGCATGCAGCCCGGCGAGTTCGCCGGCACGTACAAATCCTTTCTGGAGCGGGTGCATCCGGACGATCGCAAGCTGGTGCTAGACGCCGTGGGGGCCTCCTTCCGCCACGGGGTGGGCTACAACGTGGAGCATCGCATCCTGCACGCCAACGGCAGCGAGCGCTGGGTGGCCGAGGCTGGCGAGGTGAGCCGGGACGCCCGGGGCCGTCCCGAACGCATGCGCGGCATCCTGCAGGACATCACCGAACGCAAATGGGCGGAAGAAGCGCTGGCCCGGCTCAACCGTCGCCTGGAACAGTTGGTGGAAGCCCGCACCCGGGATCTGGGCCAGAAAGCCGTGGAGCTGGAGACGGCCAATGTCCGCCTGCTGGAGCTGGATCAGATGAAAACCAGCTTCCTGACATCCGTGTCCCACGAACTGCGCACCCCGCTGACGTCCATTCTGGGATTCGCCAAGCTCATCGCCAAGGATTTCTCCAGGCATTTTCAGGGGCTGGCCGGAGATGAAGGCCGGCTGGCCGACCGCGGCCGGCGTATTCTGGACAATCTGGAGATCATCGGTCTGGAAGGCGAGCGGCTGACGCGGCTCATCAACGATCTGCTGGACCTCGCCAAGATCGAGTCCGGCAAGATGGACTGGCGCGATGCGCGCATTGCTCCGGACACGCTGGTGACGCAGGCGGTGCGCGCCGTCTCCAGCCAGTTCGCCCAGAAGCCGGATGTGCGTCTGGTGGTGGAGATTGCCCCGGCCTTGCCCGAATTGATGGTGGATCCAGACCGCGTGACCCAGGTGCTCATCAACCTGCTGCACAACGCCATCAAGTTCACCACCCACGGGCAGGTGCGGCTGGAAGCCGGCATGCCCAGGGCCGGCGTGCTGCAACTGCGCGTGGAAGACACGGGCCAGGGCATTCATCTGGCGGATCTGGAACGCATTTTCGACAAGTTCTATCAGGTGGCCGGGCATGACACCCGCGTGGCCAAGCCTGCGGGCACAGGCCTGGGGCTGGCCATCTGCCGGCAGATCGTGGAGCATTACAAAGGCGCCATCTGGGCGGAATCCGCCTGGGGCCAGGGCAGCGCATTCATTGTGGAATTGCCGGTCCCAGACCTGGAGGCCGCGGCGTAG
- the modB gene encoding molybdate ABC transporter permease subunit, whose protein sequence is MPQDILSPLWLTLKVSFIATCFALVLGSLAAMAVMRLRWRFKDVLDAVLTLPMVLPPTVLGYYLLVVFGRNGALGGMLEEYLGVRLIFTWQGAVLASLVVAFPLVYRTARAALEGVPASCEQAARTLGAGEWEVFLFVSLPLAWRGILAGSMLALARAMGEFGATLMIAGNLPGRTQTLSLAVYSAVQAGDDARANLLVCIVSVVCIVLLVATSRLLKPRY, encoded by the coding sequence ATGCCGCAGGATATTCTTTCGCCGCTCTGGCTCACACTCAAAGTCTCCTTTATTGCTACGTGCTTCGCGCTGGTGCTGGGCTCCCTGGCGGCCATGGCCGTCATGCGCCTGCGCTGGCGTTTCAAGGACGTGCTGGACGCAGTGCTCACGCTCCCCATGGTGCTGCCCCCCACGGTGTTGGGGTATTACCTGCTTGTGGTTTTTGGCAGAAACGGGGCGCTGGGCGGCATGCTGGAGGAGTATTTGGGCGTGCGGCTGATCTTCACCTGGCAGGGGGCCGTGCTGGCTTCCCTGGTGGTGGCGTTCCCGCTGGTGTATCGCACGGCGCGGGCAGCCCTGGAGGGCGTGCCGGCCAGTTGCGAGCAGGCGGCGCGCACCCTGGGTGCGGGGGAGTGGGAGGTGTTCCTGTTCGTTTCCCTGCCGTTGGCCTGGCGGGGGATTCTGGCAGGGTCCATGCTGGCGTTGGCCAGGGCCATGGGGGAGTTCGGCGCCACCCTCATGATTGCCGGCAACCTGCCCGGCAGGACCCAGACCTTGTCCCTGGCGGTGTATTCAGCCGTGCAGGCGGGGGACGATGCGCGCGCCAACCTGTTGGTGTGCATCGTGTCCGTTGTGTGCATCGTGCTGCTGGTCGCCACGTCCCGTCTGCTCAAACCACGTTATTGA
- the modA gene encoding molybdate ABC transporter substrate-binding protein, with the protein MMKKMLISLLLVVAMAVPAAAKDLTVSAAASLTDAFTAIGKKFEAANPDVKILFNFAASGPLAKQIEQGAPVDVFASANPKWMNTMVEKGFIDASTRADFVKNDLVLAVPMANKAKVAKVEDLTGAAVKVVAIGTPESVPAGQYAKKYLEKHNLFGTLEKKFVFAESVRQVLDYLRRAEADAGFVYRTDAYKEKEAVAILQSLPLDEPVTYPIAVTKGAADAALARKFMEYVRSPEGMAVLEGFGFQKP; encoded by the coding sequence ATGATGAAAAAGATGCTGATTTCCTTGCTGCTTGTTGTCGCCATGGCCGTGCCGGCCGCGGCGAAGGACCTGACCGTTTCGGCGGCCGCCAGCCTGACGGACGCCTTCACCGCCATTGGCAAAAAGTTTGAAGCGGCCAATCCCGATGTGAAGATACTCTTCAACTTTGCCGCGTCCGGCCCCCTGGCCAAGCAGATCGAGCAGGGCGCGCCGGTGGATGTGTTTGCCTCGGCCAATCCGAAATGGATGAATACGATGGTGGAGAAGGGCTTCATCGACGCCTCCACCCGTGCCGACTTTGTGAAGAACGACCTGGTGCTGGCCGTGCCCATGGCCAACAAGGCCAAGGTGGCCAAGGTGGAGGACTTGACGGGCGCTGCCGTGAAGGTGGTGGCCATCGGGACACCGGAAAGCGTGCCCGCCGGGCAATACGCCAAAAAGTACCTGGAAAAGCACAACCTGTTTGGCACACTGGAGAAGAAGTTTGTGTTTGCCGAGTCCGTGCGCCAGGTGCTGGACTATCTGCGTCGTGCCGAGGCTGATGCCGGCTTCGTCTACCGTACCGACGCGTACAAGGAAAAGGAAGCCGTGGCCATCCTGCAGTCGTTGCCCCTGGATGAACCCGTCACCTACCCCATTGCCGTGACCAAGGGCGCTGCCGATGCCGCCCTGGCCAGGAAGTTTATGGAGTACGTCCGTTCGCCTGAAGGGATGGCCGTGCTGGAAGGGTTTGGATTCCAGAAGCCGTAG